From Caulobacter segnis, a single genomic window includes:
- a CDS encoding acid phosphatase, whose amino-acid sequence MRVLAFAALLALTGCATLSGDAASDRYLTKAQFDARDHLGPPPAKGSPAAERDRQIFLTTRALQGSPRWSIAQADNVEENVLEAYTCALGYAPTRRSNPKLAAMLLRMSRDVRSAVSGPKLKYRRPRPFRSEHGPLCIKPGVGFSLSPDYPSGHATWGWSVGLLLAEAAPDRSQAILARARAYGESRVVCGVHNASSVEAGKTNAENLFAALWSSDAFKADLAGVRAELDAARAQATPPDPARCTAEANLLSAPLL is encoded by the coding sequence ATGCGTGTGCTGGCCTTCGCCGCCCTTCTCGCCCTGACCGGCTGCGCCACCCTGAGCGGTGACGCGGCCAGCGACCGCTACCTGACCAAGGCCCAGTTCGACGCGCGCGACCACCTGGGGCCGCCGCCGGCCAAGGGCTCGCCGGCCGCCGAAAGGGATCGCCAGATCTTCCTGACCACCCGCGCCCTGCAAGGCTCCCCGCGCTGGTCGATCGCCCAGGCCGACAATGTCGAGGAGAACGTCCTCGAGGCCTATACGTGCGCCCTGGGCTATGCGCCGACCCGGCGGAGCAATCCGAAGCTGGCCGCCATGCTGCTGCGCATGAGCCGTGACGTCCGCTCGGCGGTCTCGGGTCCCAAGCTCAAATACCGACGCCCGCGCCCGTTCCGGTCCGAGCACGGGCCGCTGTGCATCAAGCCGGGCGTCGGCTTCTCGCTGTCGCCCGACTATCCATCGGGCCACGCGACCTGGGGCTGGAGCGTGGGCCTGCTGCTGGCCGAGGCCGCGCCTGACCGGTCCCAAGCCATCCTGGCCCGCGCCCGCGCCTATGGCGAAAGCCGGGTGGTCTGCGGCGTCCACAACGCCAGCTCGGTCGAGGCGGGCAAGACCAACGCCGAGAACCTGTTCGCCGCTTTGTGGAGCTCGGACGCCTTCAAGGCCGACCTGGCCGGCGTGCGGGCCGAACTGGACGCCGCGCGCGCCCAGGCCACGCCGCCAGACCCGGCCCGCTGCACCGCCGAGGCCAATCTGCTCAGCGCTCCTCTGCTCTAG
- a CDS encoding Fur family transcriptional regulator: MAHGSSCGHDHHNHGVAGHALAAELAAAEARCTAAEQRLTAPRRRVLELLLEAGQPVKAYDLISTFGGEGPPAKPPTVYRALDFLEKQGFAHRIESLNAYVACRKEADGHAAAFLICDCCGATREIEPKASAEIIAAGAAAGYALTGVTIEAHGLCADCKAG; encoded by the coding sequence ATGGCCCACGGCAGTTCCTGCGGACACGATCATCACAACCACGGCGTCGCCGGTCACGCGCTGGCGGCCGAACTGGCCGCCGCCGAGGCCCGTTGCACGGCCGCCGAACAGCGCCTTACCGCCCCACGCCGCCGGGTGCTGGAGCTGCTTCTCGAGGCCGGCCAGCCGGTGAAGGCCTACGACCTGATCTCGACCTTCGGAGGCGAGGGCCCGCCGGCCAAGCCGCCGACCGTCTATCGCGCCCTCGACTTCTTGGAAAAGCAAGGCTTCGCCCACCGGATCGAGAGCCTCAACGCCTATGTCGCCTGCCGCAAGGAGGCCGACGGTCACGCCGCCGCGTTCCTGATCTGCGACTGCTGCGGCGCGACCCGCGAGATCGAGCCCAAGGCCAGCGCCGAGATCATCGCCGCCGGCGCCGCGGCCGGCTACGCCCTGACCGGCGTGACCATCGAGGCCCACGGCCTCTGCGCCGATTGCAAGGCCGGCTAA
- a CDS encoding thioesterase family protein, translating into MTTAEPLPGVEIWRGGVNTWDCDEMGHMNVRHYVVRAQEGLIGMAAELGLAHAFSPGANATLLVKEHHIRFLREAHAGAPLHMLGGVIEMGESDAKILQLLVHPASGELAATFQTTVVHATPREGLAFPWPTIARERAEALKVEVPEKASARSLDLSPFTPTASLARAEALGLTRIGLGGLLPTDCDVFGRMRAEQFIGRVSDGIGAFIHPFRDMVVEHADAKPARSGGAVLEYRIAYLAWPRAGDRVELRSGLLGTDARTMRVAHWMLDPATGEPWGTSEAVAITFDLDARKVVPVSDAARKALARHQVAGLSL; encoded by the coding sequence ATGACGACCGCTGAGCCGCTCCCTGGCGTTGAGATCTGGCGCGGTGGGGTCAACACCTGGGACTGTGACGAGATGGGGCACATGAACGTGCGCCACTATGTCGTCCGCGCTCAGGAGGGCCTGATCGGCATGGCGGCCGAGCTGGGTCTGGCGCACGCGTTCTCGCCCGGCGCCAACGCCACCCTGCTGGTCAAGGAACACCACATCCGCTTCCTGCGCGAGGCCCATGCCGGCGCGCCGCTCCATATGCTGGGCGGGGTGATCGAAATGGGCGAGAGCGACGCCAAGATCCTGCAGCTGCTGGTGCACCCCGCCTCGGGCGAACTGGCCGCGACCTTCCAGACCACCGTCGTCCACGCCACACCGCGCGAGGGCCTGGCCTTCCCCTGGCCCACGATCGCCCGCGAGCGCGCCGAGGCGTTGAAGGTCGAGGTCCCCGAGAAGGCGAGCGCGCGGAGCCTGGACCTGTCCCCCTTCACCCCCACCGCCAGCTTGGCCCGCGCCGAGGCGCTGGGCCTGACCCGCATCGGCCTGGGCGGCCTGCTGCCCACCGATTGCGACGTCTTCGGCCGGATGCGCGCCGAGCAGTTCATCGGCCGGGTCTCGGACGGCATCGGCGCCTTCATCCACCCCTTCCGCGACATGGTGGTCGAGCATGCCGATGCCAAGCCGGCCCGCTCCGGCGGCGCGGTCCTCGAATACCGCATCGCCTACCTGGCCTGGCCTCGCGCCGGCGACCGCGTCGAGCTCCGCTCGGGCCTGCTCGGGACCGACGCGCGAACCATGCGGGTGGCCCACTGGATGCTGGATCCAGCCACCGGCGAGCCCTGGGGGACCTCCGAAGCCGTGGCAATCACCTTCGACCTCGACGCCCGCAAGGTCGTGCCGGTCAGCGACGCGGCGCGAAAGGCGCTGGCCAGACACCAGGTCGCGGGTCTGTCGCTCTAG
- a CDS encoding FkbM family methyltransferase has protein sequence MLLDRVPYGLVMPTIYGPVIVNRHDINQTNHLLKTGRAHGHDSIDMISKLSVLKGPEPFVLDVGANFGLFSLGLASLLGGRGVYHCFEAQRILFNMIAGSVALNGYSNIFCHHVAVGEEAGAIEIPQFDYDQAMNFGSVEFGERQTERLSQERGDDPEKREFVPMRTLDSFGFPKVDILKVDVEGMEPQVLRGADALIDAHRPLMLVEHLKSDSQRLADQITAKNYKLYALSDDFVCIPNELAHLIPDPA, from the coding sequence ATGCTGCTCGATCGTGTGCCCTATGGGCTGGTGATGCCGACCATCTACGGGCCGGTGATCGTCAATCGCCATGACATCAACCAGACCAACCATCTGCTGAAGACCGGCCGCGCCCACGGGCACGACAGCATCGACATGATCTCGAAGCTGTCGGTGCTGAAGGGCCCCGAGCCGTTCGTCCTGGATGTCGGGGCCAATTTCGGCCTGTTTTCGCTGGGCCTGGCCAGCCTGCTGGGCGGGCGCGGCGTCTATCACTGCTTCGAGGCCCAGCGGATCCTGTTCAACATGATCGCCGGCTCGGTGGCGCTGAACGGCTACAGCAACATCTTCTGCCATCACGTCGCCGTGGGCGAGGAAGCCGGCGCGATCGAGATCCCGCAGTTCGACTACGACCAGGCCATGAACTTCGGCAGCGTCGAGTTCGGCGAACGCCAGACCGAGCGCCTGTCGCAGGAACGCGGCGACGATCCCGAAAAGCGCGAATTCGTGCCGATGCGCACGCTCGACAGCTTCGGCTTTCCCAAGGTCGATATCCTCAAGGTCGATGTCGAGGGCATGGAGCCGCAGGTTCTGCGCGGCGCCGACGCGCTGATCGACGCCCATCGGCCGTTGATGCTGGTCGAGCACCTGAAGTCCGACAGCCAGCGCCTGGCAGACCAGATCACCGCCAAGAACTACAAGCTCTACGCCCTATCGGACGACTTCGTCTGCATTCCCAACGAGCTGGCCCACCTGATCCCGGACCCGGCCTAG
- a CDS encoding alpha/beta fold hydrolase, translated as MDAAVFREPRKRAVAVPGGEIAALEFGPRDRPIDVVFVHANGFNAQTYRVLLSPLAASLRILAIDQRGHGETTLPAEPDGRRSWRDLRDDLIGLLDALDGPPVVLAGHSMGGTVSLLTAAERPNRVKGLLLLDPVIMPWLATLYAKAPWTSGRLWKHMPMVQSALRRRAVFDDREQVFAGYKGRGAFKTWPETMLADYVAGGFHAREDGKVELACSPAWEASNYAAQAHDPWKAVRQVKVPVRILKAEKHSTCHAGDGFARWGRDVSIEVVAGTSHFLPMERPDVARDALFDMATA; from the coding sequence ATGGACGCGGCCGTCTTTCGCGAACCTCGCAAGCGCGCCGTGGCCGTTCCCGGCGGCGAGATCGCGGCCTTGGAGTTCGGTCCTCGGGACCGGCCGATCGACGTCGTCTTCGTCCATGCCAATGGCTTCAACGCCCAGACCTATCGGGTGTTGCTCTCGCCGCTCGCGGCCAGCCTGCGCATCCTGGCCATCGATCAGCGTGGCCACGGCGAGACGACCCTGCCCGCCGAGCCGGATGGCCGGCGCTCGTGGCGTGACCTGCGCGACGATCTGATCGGCCTGCTGGACGCGCTGGACGGGCCGCCGGTCGTGCTGGCCGGCCACTCGATGGGCGGCACCGTCAGCCTGCTGACCGCCGCCGAGCGGCCGAACCGGGTCAAGGGCCTGCTGCTGCTGGACCCGGTGATCATGCCCTGGCTGGCCACCCTCTACGCCAAGGCGCCGTGGACCTCCGGCCGCCTCTGGAAGCACATGCCGATGGTCCAGTCGGCCCTGCGCCGGCGGGCGGTGTTCGACGATCGCGAGCAGGTGTTCGCCGGCTACAAGGGCCGCGGCGCCTTCAAGACCTGGCCCGAAACCATGCTGGCCGACTATGTCGCCGGCGGCTTTCACGCGCGCGAGGACGGCAAGGTCGAGCTGGCCTGTTCTCCGGCCTGGGAAGCCTCCAACTACGCCGCCCAGGCCCACGACCCGTGGAAGGCGGTGCGCCAGGTGAAGGTCCCGGTGCGGATCCTGAAGGCCGAGAAGCATTCGACCTGCCACGCCGGCGACGGCTTCGCGCGGTGGGGCCGGGACGTGAGCATCGAGGTCGTGGCGGGGACCAGCCACTTCCTGCCGATGGAGCGGCCCGACGTGGCGCGGGACGCGCTGTTCGACATGGCGACGGCCTAG
- a CDS encoding DUF488 domain-containing protein: MNKLATIGYETDTQGGMIDRLKAADVQLVVDVRAVASSRKAGFSKTLLGNSLKDQGVDYLHLRALGTPKAGRDAARAGRTNEMRAIFNAHLEEPEAQLALAQATELAKEKRIALLCYEDDPNCCHRQIVAQRIREQLKCEVVDL, encoded by the coding sequence ATGAACAAGCTCGCCACCATCGGCTACGAGACCGACACGCAAGGCGGCATGATCGATCGGCTGAAGGCGGCCGACGTCCAGCTGGTCGTCGACGTCCGCGCCGTGGCCAGCTCCCGCAAGGCCGGCTTCTCCAAGACGCTGCTAGGCAATAGCCTGAAGGACCAGGGCGTCGACTACCTGCACCTGCGGGCGCTGGGCACGCCCAAGGCCGGGCGCGACGCGGCGCGCGCGGGACGCACCAACGAGATGCGCGCGATCTTCAACGCCCACCTGGAGGAGCCGGAAGCCCAGTTGGCCCTGGCGCAGGCGACGGAATTGGCCAAGGAAAAGCGGATCGCCCTGCTCTGCTACGAGGACGATCCGAACTGCTGCCACCGCCAGATCGTGGCCCAGCGCATCCGCGAACAGCTGAAGTGCGAGGTGGTGGACCTATAG
- a CDS encoding SH3 domain-containing protein: MTTRKISTALALAATVGGLAVAPAPALAQSRGLGGLFACEGSGKKQEGGALIGAAAGALLGRNLAKNEKTLGTLVGAAAGAAAGGYIGCRMQSTDAALAEQATKKALETGVAQTWNNKRTGNSGRVSVVSSTYGPPIDGRNVRYASGVQSLPSYEAAGGTYVANSTANLRAGPSTRTAVVGKVGAGESFDALGLAPAGGWVLVGRNGLAVGYAATSLVRPDSQQVASCRVIDASVSGGGQRASSQRYSACRDDRGEWQVTQA; the protein is encoded by the coding sequence ATGACGACCCGCAAGATCTCCACCGCCCTGGCCCTGGCCGCCACGGTCGGCGGCCTGGCCGTCGCGCCGGCCCCGGCGCTGGCCCAGTCGCGAGGGCTGGGCGGACTGTTCGCGTGCGAAGGCTCGGGCAAGAAGCAGGAAGGCGGCGCCCTGATCGGCGCGGCCGCCGGCGCCCTACTGGGCCGCAACCTGGCCAAGAACGAGAAGACCCTGGGCACGCTGGTCGGCGCGGCCGCCGGCGCGGCGGCGGGCGGCTATATCGGTTGCCGCATGCAGTCGACCGACGCGGCCCTGGCCGAGCAGGCCACCAAGAAGGCCCTGGAGACGGGCGTGGCCCAGACCTGGAACAACAAGCGCACCGGCAATTCGGGCCGAGTCTCCGTGGTCTCGTCTACCTATGGCCCGCCGATCGACGGCCGCAACGTTCGCTACGCCTCGGGCGTCCAGAGCCTGCCCAGCTACGAGGCCGCCGGCGGGACCTATGTGGCCAATTCGACGGCCAACCTGCGGGCCGGTCCGTCGACCAGGACGGCCGTGGTCGGCAAGGTCGGGGCGGGCGAGAGCTTCGACGCCCTGGGTCTGGCCCCCGCCGGCGGTTGGGTGCTGGTCGGCCGCAACGGCTTGGCGGTCGGCTACGCGGCGACCTCGCTGGTGCGCCCTGACAGCCAGCAGGTCGCCAGCTGCCGGGTGATCGACGCCTCGGTCTCGGGCGGCGGCCAGCGCGCCTCCAGCCAGCGCTACAGCGCCTGCCGCGACGATCGCGGCGAGTGGCAGGTGACCCAGGCTTAA
- a CDS encoding crotonase/enoyl-CoA hydratase family protein: MSNHDQADYSCFKVEIEAGVAHIQLKRPEAMNTMTRPFWNELPAIVRDIDDNARARCIVISSTGKHFSAGMDLSVFTDDEGVTASRDGDRWVAAESFRRFVHHLQETFSCLDRARMPVIVAIQGGCIGGAVDFVSACDIRYASADAFFSIQEINIGMTADVGTFPRLCKLIPEGWVRELAYTGRRLPAQRAKEIGLVNEVFDTHEALVEHALATAREIAEKSPLAVAGSKVMINYARDHTIADGLDYIATWQTGMFSGPHMAEAFTAKAQKRDASYPDLLPLKKKM; this comes from the coding sequence ATGAGCAACCACGATCAGGCGGACTATAGCTGTTTCAAGGTCGAGATCGAGGCTGGCGTCGCGCACATCCAGTTGAAGCGGCCCGAGGCGATGAACACCATGACCCGGCCGTTCTGGAACGAGCTGCCGGCGATCGTCCGCGACATCGACGACAACGCTCGGGCCCGCTGCATCGTCATCTCGTCGACCGGCAAGCACTTCAGCGCCGGCATGGACCTGTCGGTGTTCACCGACGACGAGGGCGTCACCGCCTCGCGGGATGGCGATCGCTGGGTGGCGGCCGAGAGCTTCCGCCGCTTCGTGCATCACCTGCAGGAGACCTTCAGCTGTCTGGACCGGGCCCGCATGCCGGTGATTGTCGCGATCCAGGGCGGCTGCATCGGCGGGGCGGTCGACTTCGTCAGCGCCTGCGACATCCGCTACGCCAGCGCCGACGCCTTCTTCTCGATCCAGGAGATCAACATCGGCATGACCGCCGACGTCGGCACCTTCCCGCGCCTGTGCAAGCTGATCCCCGAGGGCTGGGTGCGCGAGCTGGCCTATACGGGTCGCCGCCTGCCGGCCCAGCGGGCCAAGGAGATCGGCCTGGTCAATGAGGTGTTCGACACCCACGAGGCCCTGGTCGAGCACGCCCTGGCCACCGCCCGTGAGATCGCCGAAAAGTCGCCCCTGGCCGTGGCCGGCAGCAAGGTGATGATCAACTACGCCCGCGACCACACCATCGCCGACGGCCTGGACTACATCGCCACCTGGCAGACGGGCATGTTCTCCGGCCCGCACATGGCCGAGGCCTTCACTGCCAAGGCCCAGAAGCGGGACGCCAGCTATCCGGACCTGCTGCCCCTGAAGAAGAAGATGTAG
- the mdoH gene encoding glucans biosynthesis glucosyltransferase MdoH, with protein MRSFSWPADAVPSESPLAMPIQSLSAEPDRRPILADSLTRRRAWLLAFTIVLSLAASVAMTRAFAADRFTVLELVALPLFASLFAWTAFSCASAAVGFLALWRESPPREGGPLPTVSSRNAVLMPVYNEAPGPVFARLAAMLESLRTVRSLDHFDLFILSDTREQAVAIEEREAYDRLCARFEGQARVYYRRRAENTDRKAGNIAEWVRRFGGAYDHMVVLDADSLMTGDTLVRLAAAMEAAPGAGLIQTVPMIINARTLFARLEQFASRLYGPMFARGLEWWSGAESSYWGHNAIIRVKAFAEQAGLPHLRGPQPFGGAIMSHDFVEAALLRRAGWEVRLASQMGGSYEESPPSLIDQIVRDRRWCQGNLQHIAVIAARGLHPLSRFHLLRGFSTYLTAPLWLGLLSVGLLLAAFPALAGAGQDDPTAFTRPELLSVLWVSLAMLLAPKLMAWAVLVRRGRADGFGGARRALAGVGLETLVSSLVAPIVLFAQTRALFEILTGRDCGWATQRRDAETLTLRDTLRVHRGETIFGLVLVGVGLIFAPNAFVWIAVPALALTFAFVVSAWTAENVDDLALLETPETLRPPRLLDRAVKLRSAAAVATLAASNAPPIPLPLPARLGYETA; from the coding sequence ATGCGATCATTTTCCTGGCCGGCCGACGCGGTTCCTTCGGAATCACCGCTGGCCATGCCGATCCAGAGCCTCAGCGCCGAGCCCGATCGGCGGCCGATCCTGGCGGACAGCCTGACGCGCCGCCGCGCGTGGCTGCTGGCCTTCACGATCGTGCTGAGCCTGGCCGCCAGCGTGGCGATGACCCGCGCCTTCGCAGCTGACCGCTTCACGGTGCTGGAGTTGGTCGCCCTGCCGCTGTTCGCCAGCCTGTTCGCCTGGACGGCCTTCTCGTGCGCCTCGGCGGCGGTGGGCTTTCTGGCCCTGTGGCGCGAGAGCCCGCCGCGCGAGGGCGGCCCCCTGCCCACGGTGTCCAGCCGCAACGCGGTGCTGATGCCGGTCTACAACGAAGCGCCCGGACCGGTGTTCGCGCGCCTGGCCGCGATGCTGGAATCGCTGCGCACCGTCCGGTCGCTGGACCATTTCGATCTCTTCATCCTCAGCGACACCCGCGAGCAGGCCGTCGCGATCGAGGAGCGCGAGGCCTATGACCGCCTGTGCGCCCGCTTCGAGGGCCAGGCCCGGGTCTACTATCGCCGCCGGGCGGAGAACACCGACCGCAAGGCCGGCAACATCGCCGAGTGGGTTCGTCGGTTCGGCGGCGCCTATGACCACATGGTGGTGCTGGACGCCGACAGTCTGATGACCGGCGACACCCTGGTGCGCCTGGCCGCCGCCATGGAGGCCGCGCCGGGCGCGGGCCTGATCCAGACCGTGCCGATGATCATCAACGCCCGCACCCTGTTCGCCCGCCTCGAGCAGTTCGCCAGCCGTCTCTATGGCCCGATGTTCGCGCGCGGCCTGGAGTGGTGGAGCGGAGCGGAGTCCAGCTACTGGGGCCACAACGCCATCATCCGCGTGAAGGCCTTCGCCGAGCAGGCCGGCCTACCGCACCTGCGCGGGCCCCAGCCGTTCGGCGGCGCGATCATGAGCCACGACTTCGTCGAGGCCGCCCTGCTGCGCCGCGCCGGCTGGGAGGTCCGCCTGGCCTCGCAGATGGGCGGCAGCTACGAGGAGAGCCCGCCCAGCCTGATCGACCAGATCGTCCGCGACCGCCGCTGGTGCCAGGGCAACCTGCAGCACATCGCCGTCATCGCCGCGCGCGGCCTGCACCCTTTGAGCCGCTTCCATCTGCTGCGCGGCTTCTCGACCTATCTCACCGCGCCGCTGTGGCTGGGCCTGCTGAGCGTGGGCCTGTTGCTGGCGGCCTTCCCGGCCCTGGCCGGCGCGGGCCAGGACGACCCGACCGCGTTCACCCGGCCCGAACTGCTGTCGGTGCTCTGGGTGTCGCTGGCCATGCTGCTGGCGCCCAAGCTGATGGCCTGGGCCGTGCTGGTCCGGCGCGGCCGCGCCGACGGCTTCGGCGGCGCCCGCCGGGCCCTGGCCGGCGTCGGGCTGGAGACCCTGGTGTCCAGCCTGGTCGCGCCCATCGTGCTTTTCGCCCAGACCCGCGCCCTGTTCGAGATCCTGACCGGCCGTGATTGCGGCTGGGCGACCCAGCGCCGCGATGCCGAGACCCTGACGCTGAGGGACACGCTGCGCGTCCACCGGGGCGAGACCATCTTTGGCCTTGTCCTGGTCGGGGTGGGCCTGATCTTCGCGCCGAACGCCTTCGTCTGGATCGCCGTGCCGGCCCTGGCCCTGACCTTCGCCTTCGTGGTCTCGGCCTGGACCGCCGAGAACGTCGACGACCTGGCGCTGCTGGAAACGCCGGAGACGCTGCGGCCGCCGCGCCTGCTGGATCGGGCCGTCAAGCTGCGCTCTGCGGCGGCGGTGGCCACCCTGGCGGCCTCAAACGCGCCGCCGATCCCGCTGCCCCTGCCGGCCCGCCTCGGCTACGAGACCGCCTGA
- a CDS encoding glucan biosynthesis protein, producing the protein MTTTLDRRAALVLLAAGAAAPGKALAASFSFEQVKARAKALSTRAYVPQAPPPPQVAAMDYDAAQGVGFYREKIPLWGGDWGVELFPLSRGVSKAVAINLVENGVARPLRYDRAMFSSRADSPFRKLPAKAGFAGFRAISRDDRGEWLVFHGASYFRSPAPFGQYGLSARAIAADTYAIQPEEFPDWREVWLEKDAQGRLVVHALMESPGIVGAYRFVNDRDGLALTQTVEAAVFFRRAFDQMGFAPLTSMFWFGEDRGGAGPDWRPEVHDSDGLAMWTGAGERLWRPLSNPSRVVTSTFSDENPRGFGLIQRDRDFDHYHDDQANAERRPSAWIEPIGNWGKGTVRLVEIPTNNETNDNIVAFWTPEAPVKAGDAVTLSYRLSWTGDVPVAPGEDLARVVATRTGQPGEPGKDLDARGRKVAIEFQGANLRALREAIDIEADVTANNGEIRLLSHYPAARREDETGGLWRVVFDVAPTGAEPADVRVVLRQKGRALSETWTGLVFPAPAGN; encoded by the coding sequence TTGACGACGACGCTCGACCGCCGCGCCGCCCTAGTCCTGCTCGCCGCCGGCGCGGCCGCGCCTGGCAAGGCCCTGGCCGCGTCCTTCTCGTTCGAGCAGGTCAAGGCGCGCGCCAAGGCGCTGTCCACGCGCGCCTATGTTCCGCAGGCCCCGCCGCCGCCGCAGGTAGCGGCCATGGACTACGACGCCGCCCAGGGCGTCGGCTTCTATCGCGAGAAGATCCCGCTGTGGGGCGGTGACTGGGGCGTCGAGCTGTTCCCGCTGAGCCGCGGCGTCTCCAAGGCCGTGGCCATCAACCTGGTCGAGAACGGCGTCGCCCGCCCGCTAAGGTACGACCGGGCCATGTTCTCCTCGCGGGCCGACAGTCCGTTCCGCAAGCTGCCCGCCAAGGCCGGCTTCGCGGGGTTCCGCGCCATCAGCCGCGACGACCGGGGCGAGTGGCTGGTCTTCCACGGCGCGTCCTATTTCCGCTCGCCGGCGCCCTTCGGCCAGTACGGCCTGTCGGCTCGCGCCATCGCCGCCGACACCTACGCCATCCAGCCCGAGGAGTTTCCCGACTGGCGCGAGGTCTGGCTGGAGAAGGACGCCCAGGGGCGGCTGGTCGTCCATGCCCTGATGGAAAGCCCAGGGATCGTCGGGGCTTATCGCTTCGTCAACGACCGCGACGGGCTGGCCCTGACCCAGACGGTCGAGGCGGCTGTCTTCTTCCGCCGGGCCTTCGACCAGATGGGCTTCGCGCCGCTGACCAGCATGTTCTGGTTCGGCGAGGATCGGGGCGGGGCCGGCCCGGACTGGCGGCCCGAGGTCCACGATAGCGACGGCCTGGCGATGTGGACTGGGGCGGGCGAGCGCCTGTGGCGGCCGCTGTCCAACCCTTCGCGGGTGGTGACCAGCACCTTCAGCGACGAGAACCCGCGCGGCTTCGGCCTGATCCAGCGCGATCGCGACTTCGACCACTATCATGACGACCAAGCCAACGCCGAACGCCGACCCAGCGCGTGGATCGAACCGATCGGGAACTGGGGCAAGGGCACGGTCCGCCTTGTCGAGATCCCCACCAACAACGAGACCAACGACAACATCGTCGCTTTCTGGACGCCCGAGGCGCCGGTCAAGGCCGGCGACGCGGTCACGCTGAGCTATCGCCTGTCATGGACCGGCGACGTCCCCGTAGCGCCGGGCGAGGATCTGGCGCGCGTCGTGGCCACCCGCACGGGCCAACCGGGCGAGCCTGGCAAGGATCTGGACGCCCGGGGCCGCAAGGTCGCGATCGAATTCCAGGGCGCGAACCTGCGCGCCCTGCGCGAGGCGATCGACATCGAGGCCGACGTCACCGCCAACAACGGCGAGATCCGCCTGCTGTCACACTATCCCGCCGCCCGGCGCGAGGACGAGACGGGCGGTCTCTGGCGGGTCGTCTTCGATGTCGCGCCCACTGGCGCGGAACCGGCCGATGTCCGCGTGGTGCTGCGGCAAAAAGGTCGAGCTTTGAGCGAAACATGGACGGGTTTGGTTTTTCCGGCTCCCGCTGGGAACTAA